In one window of Arachis ipaensis cultivar K30076 chromosome B06, Araip1.1, whole genome shotgun sequence DNA:
- the LOC107648824 gene encoding BTB/POZ domain-containing protein FBL11 isoform X3 — protein MEASSVVEDDERVILVCTDPDSLEPQTPDQEHLLLTATDILTWDLPNILTFNTLKVQAHRSRLIEQSSYFRGLLGRSFSESCLSLITVKWDIGVFIQILKHIYDCSLDVTSENFLPLYEGAFYFGVETLILKCESWFSEVSSPEGFQSAQLPMEDMIQIWKFGLEHASDFIVNLCVGCLARNFMWAKHNMFFKRIPHELLLSSVKHPHLTVDSETHLSDALLLWLESNMENLECQSKDEDNCYEILKQIRLDLLALWFAAGKRNSSHFRQLAEESIASIFRLLTIPLMGSQDIFGYSDLQHLKIRLTEYSKKVDLSNCPQITPAILLLSLLPSSYIMDPAKKKIIEKFFINSGGPSKDRHVFPQRLLQTTTFEVVQEVDISKCWRLLIEHAVDYFCKSFPCLRILKAAYLLNIGTISFLQLLEKFPLVCEIDLTVDSTPVIPALFTILSSNPALIPPVPQKTSIINHKAVEIMPFYKFGPPLSNVTRLTLEGRTDVCDSVLLYISRFCVSLCHLNIKGCISVTDVGISDLICRCRKLNSIVVCDTSFGINSVQALSSAISDGGNTSSVHSREKHLNSVASNLQELHMGGCKGVSDSSLLELMSQTQLLKSLCLRGTDLVDQALYNFLGSSLEMLDVSNTKISGAALAHVVHRNLSLKCLKAKDCRNLFPDNSCIEKRECCFFSLHEELHAEFRKTYSLEEIEFGWGFSTSSLSDMEPIMMSLKTIHIGLGGMLGEDALRKLPSTCPLLEKIILHFQVISDATLTNMVSSLINLQELSLCYCFGDISMSSFKFSMQSLTKLRLERVTPWMTNADLLILSQSCKNLVELSLLGCPSLNSDSQEIISHGWPGLISIHLEECGEVTSNGVSAFFNCKALEDLLLRHNGPGLQRNFILKAASEMPLLRKLSLDVCDASEGDFDIPDYANRYSLSTVKIARCKSQRCAFNLPAPPRRSVHVESLVLVWNSRDLTRTVVKERL, from the exons ATGGAGGCAAGCTCAGTCGTAGAAGACGATGAACGTGTTATCCTTGTTTGCACAGACCCCGATTCTCTCGAACCTCAAACTCCAGACCAAGAACACCTTCTCCTCACCGCCACAGATATCCTCACCTGGGACTTGCCTAACATCCTCACTTTCAACACCCTCAAAGTTCAAGCACATCGCTCCAG GCTCATTGAGCAATCCTCGTATTTCCGTGGTCTACTCGGCCGGAGTTTCAG tgaATCGTGCTTGAGCTTAATCACTGTTAAATGGGATATCGGTGTATTTATCCAGATTCTGAAGCATATCTATGATTGTTCATTGGATGTTACTTCTGAGAATTTCCTCCCCCTTTATGAG GGTGCGTTCTATTTTGGAGTGGAAACACTGATATTGAAGTGTGAGTCTTGGTTTTCTGAGGTATCCTCACCTGAAGGCTTTCAGTCAGCGCAATTGCCAATGGAGGACATGATCCAAATTTGGAAGTTTGGCTTAGAGCATG CTAGTGACTTTATTGTGAACTTGTGTGTGGGCTGCCTGGCAAGAAATTTT ATGTGGGCAAAGCACAACATGTTTTTCAAGAGAATCCCGCATGAACTGCTGTTGTCTTCAGTTAAGCATCCACACTTGACTGTTGACAG TGAAACACATCTTTCTGATGCACTTCTTCTCTGGCTTGAAAGTAACATGGAAAATTTGGAGTGCCAGAGCAAGGATGAAGACAACTGCTATGAAATTTTAAAACAG ATTCGTCTGGACCTTTTGGCTTTGTGGTTTGCTGCAG GAAAAAGAAACTCTTCTCATTTTAGGCAGCTAGCTGAGGAAAGCATTGCTTCAATTTTCAGACTTTTGACTATTCCACTTATGGGTTCACAAGATATTTTTGGTTATAGTGACTTGCAACATCTCAAAATTCGGCTCACAGAGTATTCAAAG AAAGTAGACCTTTCCAATTGTCCGCAAATAACACCTGCAATCCTGCTTCTATCACTTCTCCCTTCATCGTATATAATGGATCCTGCTAAAAAGAAGATTATAGAAAAGTTCTTTATCAACTCTGGAGGTCCTTCAAAAGATAGACATGTATTTCCTCAAAGACTCTTGCAAACCACTACCTTTGAGGTAGTTCAGGAGGTGGATATCTCAAAGTGCTGGAGATTGCTTATTGAACATGCTGTTGATTACTTCTGCAAGTCATTTCCTTGTTTAAGAATATTGAAAGCAGCTTATCTATTGAACATCGGGACAATCAGTTTCTTACAGTTGTTGGAGAAGTTCCCTTTGGTCTGTGAAATTGATTTGACTGTTGATAGTACCCCAGTAATACCAGCATTATTTACCATTTTATCCTCCAATCCTGCTTTAATACCACCTGTACCACAGAAGACCTCTATTATTAACCACAAGGCAGTGGAAATCATGCCATTTTATAAATTTGGACCTCCACTTTCTAATGTTACAAGACTCACATTGGAAGGAAGAACTGATGTCTGTG ATTCGGTTCTCCTCTATATCTCCAGATTCTGTGTTTCATTGTGTCACCTGAATATTAAAGGATGTATTTCTGTCACCGATGTTGGCATATCAGATCTCATATGCAGGTGTAGAAAActtaattcaattgtggtttgtgATACATCATTTGGGATAAATTCAGTTCAAGCTCTTTCCTCGGCTATTTCTGATGGTGGCAATACTTCCTCTGTGCATTCTAGAGAGAAACATTTGAATTCTGTAGCATCTAATCTTCAAGAACTGCATATGGGTGGGTGCAAGG GTGTTTCTGATTCATCTTTACTTGAGCTTATGTCTCAGACACAGCTTTTGAAGAGTTTATGCCTGAGAGGGACTGATCTGGTTGACCAGGCGCTTTATAATTTCCTAGGTTCTTCCTTGGAGATGCTTGATGTTTCAAATACCAAG ATTTCTGGAGCTGCGTTAGCTCATGTCGTTCATAGAAATCTGAGTTTGAAATGTCTGAAAGCAAAAGATTGTAGAAATCTGTTTCCAGATAACAGTTGTATTGAAAAAAGAGAATGCTGCTTTTTCTCTTTGCATGAAGAACTACATGCTGAGTTCAGAAAAACATATAGCTTGGAAGAAATTGAATTTGGATGGGGTTTTTCTACCTCATCTTTGAGTGATATGGAACCTATAATGATGTCATTAAAGACCATCCATATAGGTTTAGGTGGTATGTTAGGTGAAGATGCACTGAGAAAATTACCTTCAAcctgtcctttgctggaaaaaaTAATTCTTCATTTTCAG GTAATATCAGATGCTACTTTGACAAATATGGTTTCATCCTTGATAAACTTGCAAGAATTATCTCTGTGCTATTGTTTTGGTGATATATCCATGTCAAGCTTCAAATTCTCCATGCAAAGTCTAACGAAGTTGAGGCTTGAAAGAGTAACCCCTTGGATGACAAATGCTGATCTGCTTATTTTAAGTCAGAGCTGCAAAAATTTGGTTGAGCTTTCATTGCTAGGATGTCCTAGTCTTAACTCAG ATTCTCAAGAGATAATTTCACATGGCTGGCCAGGCTTGATCTCTATCCATTTAGAG GAATGTGGAGAAGTAACATCAAATGGGGTCTCTGCTTTTTTTAACTGCAAAGCTCTTGAAGATCTCCTGTTGCGTCATAAT GGTCCTGGGCTACAGAGAAACTTCATTTTGAAAGCTGCTTCGGAG ATGCCATTGCTTCGAAAATTGTCACTGGATGTATGTGATGCGAGTGAAGGTGATTTTGACATTCCTGAT TATGCAAACAGATACTCGTTGAGTACGGTAAAGATAGCAAGGTGCAAATCTCAAAGATGCGCATTTAATCTCCCAGCCCCTCCAAGAAGATCTGTTCATGTGGAAAGTCTGGTGCTTGTGTGGAACAGCAGAGATCTCACCAGAACCGTGGTGAAGGAACGGCTTTAG
- the LOC107648824 gene encoding BTB/POZ domain-containing protein FBL11 isoform X2 → MEASSVVEDDERVILVCTDPDSLEPQTPDQEHLLLTATDILTWDLPNILTFNTLKVQAHRSRLIEQSSYFRGLLGRSFSESCLSLITVKWDIGVFIQILKHIYDCSLDVTSENFLPLYEGAFYFGVETLILKCESWFSEVSSPEGFQSAQLPMEDMIQIWKFGLEHASDFIVNLCVGCLARNFMWAKHNMFFKRIPHELLLSSVKHPHLTVDSETHLSDALLLWLESNMENLECQSKDEDNCYEILKQIRLDLLALWFAAGKRNSSHFRQLAEESIASIFRLLTIPLMGSQDIFGYSDLQHLKIRLTEYSKKVDLSNCPQITPAILLLSLLPSSYIMDPAKKKIIEKFFINSGGPSKDRHVFPQRLLQTTTFEVVQEVDISKCWRLLIEHAVDYFCKSFPCLRILKAAYLLNIGTISFLQLLEKFPLVCEIDLTVDSTPVIPALFTILSSNPALIPPVPQKTSIINHKAVEIMPFYKFGPPLSNVTRLTLEGRTDVCDSVLLYISRFCVSLCHLNIKGCISVTDVGISDLICRCRKLNSIVVCDTSFGINSVQALSSAISDGGNTSSVHSREKHLNSVASNLQELHMGVSDSSLLELMSQTQLLKSLCLRGTDLVDQALYNFLGSSLEMLDVSNTKISGAALAHVVHRNLSLKCLKAKDCRNLFPDNSCIEKRECCFFSLHEELHAEFRKTYSLEEIEFGWGFSTSSLSDMEPIMMSLKTIHIGLGGMLGEDALRKLPSTCPLLEKIILHFQVISDATLTNMVSSLINLQELSLCYCFGDISMSSFKFSMQSLTKLRLERVTPWMTNADLLILSQSCKNLVELSLLGCPSLNSDSQEIISHGWPGLISIHLEECGEVTSNGVSAFFNCKALEDLLLRHNGPGLQRNFILKAASEMPLLRKLSLDVCDASEGDFDIPDVSHSSTVVSSSYLLFKFLSYHPNLGRYLKSLYVNAERYLVNSVVVCMFNYVFTCSKAPSPPLFLYLGFSMQTDTR, encoded by the exons ATGGAGGCAAGCTCAGTCGTAGAAGACGATGAACGTGTTATCCTTGTTTGCACAGACCCCGATTCTCTCGAACCTCAAACTCCAGACCAAGAACACCTTCTCCTCACCGCCACAGATATCCTCACCTGGGACTTGCCTAACATCCTCACTTTCAACACCCTCAAAGTTCAAGCACATCGCTCCAG GCTCATTGAGCAATCCTCGTATTTCCGTGGTCTACTCGGCCGGAGTTTCAG tgaATCGTGCTTGAGCTTAATCACTGTTAAATGGGATATCGGTGTATTTATCCAGATTCTGAAGCATATCTATGATTGTTCATTGGATGTTACTTCTGAGAATTTCCTCCCCCTTTATGAG GGTGCGTTCTATTTTGGAGTGGAAACACTGATATTGAAGTGTGAGTCTTGGTTTTCTGAGGTATCCTCACCTGAAGGCTTTCAGTCAGCGCAATTGCCAATGGAGGACATGATCCAAATTTGGAAGTTTGGCTTAGAGCATG CTAGTGACTTTATTGTGAACTTGTGTGTGGGCTGCCTGGCAAGAAATTTT ATGTGGGCAAAGCACAACATGTTTTTCAAGAGAATCCCGCATGAACTGCTGTTGTCTTCAGTTAAGCATCCACACTTGACTGTTGACAG TGAAACACATCTTTCTGATGCACTTCTTCTCTGGCTTGAAAGTAACATGGAAAATTTGGAGTGCCAGAGCAAGGATGAAGACAACTGCTATGAAATTTTAAAACAG ATTCGTCTGGACCTTTTGGCTTTGTGGTTTGCTGCAG GAAAAAGAAACTCTTCTCATTTTAGGCAGCTAGCTGAGGAAAGCATTGCTTCAATTTTCAGACTTTTGACTATTCCACTTATGGGTTCACAAGATATTTTTGGTTATAGTGACTTGCAACATCTCAAAATTCGGCTCACAGAGTATTCAAAG AAAGTAGACCTTTCCAATTGTCCGCAAATAACACCTGCAATCCTGCTTCTATCACTTCTCCCTTCATCGTATATAATGGATCCTGCTAAAAAGAAGATTATAGAAAAGTTCTTTATCAACTCTGGAGGTCCTTCAAAAGATAGACATGTATTTCCTCAAAGACTCTTGCAAACCACTACCTTTGAGGTAGTTCAGGAGGTGGATATCTCAAAGTGCTGGAGATTGCTTATTGAACATGCTGTTGATTACTTCTGCAAGTCATTTCCTTGTTTAAGAATATTGAAAGCAGCTTATCTATTGAACATCGGGACAATCAGTTTCTTACAGTTGTTGGAGAAGTTCCCTTTGGTCTGTGAAATTGATTTGACTGTTGATAGTACCCCAGTAATACCAGCATTATTTACCATTTTATCCTCCAATCCTGCTTTAATACCACCTGTACCACAGAAGACCTCTATTATTAACCACAAGGCAGTGGAAATCATGCCATTTTATAAATTTGGACCTCCACTTTCTAATGTTACAAGACTCACATTGGAAGGAAGAACTGATGTCTGTG ATTCGGTTCTCCTCTATATCTCCAGATTCTGTGTTTCATTGTGTCACCTGAATATTAAAGGATGTATTTCTGTCACCGATGTTGGCATATCAGATCTCATATGCAGGTGTAGAAAActtaattcaattgtggtttgtgATACATCATTTGGGATAAATTCAGTTCAAGCTCTTTCCTCGGCTATTTCTGATGGTGGCAATACTTCCTCTGTGCATTCTAGAGAGAAACATTTGAATTCTGTAGCATCTAATCTTCAAGAACTGCATATGG GTGTTTCTGATTCATCTTTACTTGAGCTTATGTCTCAGACACAGCTTTTGAAGAGTTTATGCCTGAGAGGGACTGATCTGGTTGACCAGGCGCTTTATAATTTCCTAGGTTCTTCCTTGGAGATGCTTGATGTTTCAAATACCAAG ATTTCTGGAGCTGCGTTAGCTCATGTCGTTCATAGAAATCTGAGTTTGAAATGTCTGAAAGCAAAAGATTGTAGAAATCTGTTTCCAGATAACAGTTGTATTGAAAAAAGAGAATGCTGCTTTTTCTCTTTGCATGAAGAACTACATGCTGAGTTCAGAAAAACATATAGCTTGGAAGAAATTGAATTTGGATGGGGTTTTTCTACCTCATCTTTGAGTGATATGGAACCTATAATGATGTCATTAAAGACCATCCATATAGGTTTAGGTGGTATGTTAGGTGAAGATGCACTGAGAAAATTACCTTCAAcctgtcctttgctggaaaaaaTAATTCTTCATTTTCAG GTAATATCAGATGCTACTTTGACAAATATGGTTTCATCCTTGATAAACTTGCAAGAATTATCTCTGTGCTATTGTTTTGGTGATATATCCATGTCAAGCTTCAAATTCTCCATGCAAAGTCTAACGAAGTTGAGGCTTGAAAGAGTAACCCCTTGGATGACAAATGCTGATCTGCTTATTTTAAGTCAGAGCTGCAAAAATTTGGTTGAGCTTTCATTGCTAGGATGTCCTAGTCTTAACTCAG ATTCTCAAGAGATAATTTCACATGGCTGGCCAGGCTTGATCTCTATCCATTTAGAG GAATGTGGAGAAGTAACATCAAATGGGGTCTCTGCTTTTTTTAACTGCAAAGCTCTTGAAGATCTCCTGTTGCGTCATAAT GGTCCTGGGCTACAGAGAAACTTCATTTTGAAAGCTGCTTCGGAG ATGCCATTGCTTCGAAAATTGTCACTGGATGTATGTGATGCGAGTGAAGGTGATTTTGACATTCCTGATGTAAGTCACTCCAGCACCGTCGTTTCTAGTAGTTATTTGTTATTCAAGTTCTTGAGCTATCATCCCAATCTGGGTAGATACTTGAAATCACTGTATGTTAATGCTGAAAGATACCTAGTGAACTCTGTTGTGGTTTGTATGTTTAACTATGTATTCACATGCTCTAAAGCCCCCTCCCCCCCTCTCTTCCTCTATCTTGGCTTCAGTATGCAAACAGATACTCGTTGA
- the LOC107648824 gene encoding BTB/POZ domain-containing protein FBL11 isoform X1, giving the protein MEASSVVEDDERVILVCTDPDSLEPQTPDQEHLLLTATDILTWDLPNILTFNTLKVQAHRSRLIEQSSYFRGLLGRSFSESCLSLITVKWDIGVFIQILKHIYDCSLDVTSENFLPLYEGAFYFGVETLILKCESWFSEVSSPEGFQSAQLPMEDMIQIWKFGLEHASDFIVNLCVGCLARNFMWAKHNMFFKRIPHELLLSSVKHPHLTVDSETHLSDALLLWLESNMENLECQSKDEDNCYEILKQIRLDLLALWFAAGKRNSSHFRQLAEESIASIFRLLTIPLMGSQDIFGYSDLQHLKIRLTEYSKKVDLSNCPQITPAILLLSLLPSSYIMDPAKKKIIEKFFINSGGPSKDRHVFPQRLLQTTTFEVVQEVDISKCWRLLIEHAVDYFCKSFPCLRILKAAYLLNIGTISFLQLLEKFPLVCEIDLTVDSTPVIPALFTILSSNPALIPPVPQKTSIINHKAVEIMPFYKFGPPLSNVTRLTLEGRTDVCDSVLLYISRFCVSLCHLNIKGCISVTDVGISDLICRCRKLNSIVVCDTSFGINSVQALSSAISDGGNTSSVHSREKHLNSVASNLQELHMGGCKGVSDSSLLELMSQTQLLKSLCLRGTDLVDQALYNFLGSSLEMLDVSNTKISGAALAHVVHRNLSLKCLKAKDCRNLFPDNSCIEKRECCFFSLHEELHAEFRKTYSLEEIEFGWGFSTSSLSDMEPIMMSLKTIHIGLGGMLGEDALRKLPSTCPLLEKIILHFQVISDATLTNMVSSLINLQELSLCYCFGDISMSSFKFSMQSLTKLRLERVTPWMTNADLLILSQSCKNLVELSLLGCPSLNSDSQEIISHGWPGLISIHLEECGEVTSNGVSAFFNCKALEDLLLRHNGPGLQRNFILKAASEMPLLRKLSLDVCDASEGDFDIPDVSHSSTVVSSSYLLFKFLSYHPNLGRYLKSLYVNAERYLVNSVVVCMFNYVFTCSKAPSPPLFLYLGFSMQTDTR; this is encoded by the exons ATGGAGGCAAGCTCAGTCGTAGAAGACGATGAACGTGTTATCCTTGTTTGCACAGACCCCGATTCTCTCGAACCTCAAACTCCAGACCAAGAACACCTTCTCCTCACCGCCACAGATATCCTCACCTGGGACTTGCCTAACATCCTCACTTTCAACACCCTCAAAGTTCAAGCACATCGCTCCAG GCTCATTGAGCAATCCTCGTATTTCCGTGGTCTACTCGGCCGGAGTTTCAG tgaATCGTGCTTGAGCTTAATCACTGTTAAATGGGATATCGGTGTATTTATCCAGATTCTGAAGCATATCTATGATTGTTCATTGGATGTTACTTCTGAGAATTTCCTCCCCCTTTATGAG GGTGCGTTCTATTTTGGAGTGGAAACACTGATATTGAAGTGTGAGTCTTGGTTTTCTGAGGTATCCTCACCTGAAGGCTTTCAGTCAGCGCAATTGCCAATGGAGGACATGATCCAAATTTGGAAGTTTGGCTTAGAGCATG CTAGTGACTTTATTGTGAACTTGTGTGTGGGCTGCCTGGCAAGAAATTTT ATGTGGGCAAAGCACAACATGTTTTTCAAGAGAATCCCGCATGAACTGCTGTTGTCTTCAGTTAAGCATCCACACTTGACTGTTGACAG TGAAACACATCTTTCTGATGCACTTCTTCTCTGGCTTGAAAGTAACATGGAAAATTTGGAGTGCCAGAGCAAGGATGAAGACAACTGCTATGAAATTTTAAAACAG ATTCGTCTGGACCTTTTGGCTTTGTGGTTTGCTGCAG GAAAAAGAAACTCTTCTCATTTTAGGCAGCTAGCTGAGGAAAGCATTGCTTCAATTTTCAGACTTTTGACTATTCCACTTATGGGTTCACAAGATATTTTTGGTTATAGTGACTTGCAACATCTCAAAATTCGGCTCACAGAGTATTCAAAG AAAGTAGACCTTTCCAATTGTCCGCAAATAACACCTGCAATCCTGCTTCTATCACTTCTCCCTTCATCGTATATAATGGATCCTGCTAAAAAGAAGATTATAGAAAAGTTCTTTATCAACTCTGGAGGTCCTTCAAAAGATAGACATGTATTTCCTCAAAGACTCTTGCAAACCACTACCTTTGAGGTAGTTCAGGAGGTGGATATCTCAAAGTGCTGGAGATTGCTTATTGAACATGCTGTTGATTACTTCTGCAAGTCATTTCCTTGTTTAAGAATATTGAAAGCAGCTTATCTATTGAACATCGGGACAATCAGTTTCTTACAGTTGTTGGAGAAGTTCCCTTTGGTCTGTGAAATTGATTTGACTGTTGATAGTACCCCAGTAATACCAGCATTATTTACCATTTTATCCTCCAATCCTGCTTTAATACCACCTGTACCACAGAAGACCTCTATTATTAACCACAAGGCAGTGGAAATCATGCCATTTTATAAATTTGGACCTCCACTTTCTAATGTTACAAGACTCACATTGGAAGGAAGAACTGATGTCTGTG ATTCGGTTCTCCTCTATATCTCCAGATTCTGTGTTTCATTGTGTCACCTGAATATTAAAGGATGTATTTCTGTCACCGATGTTGGCATATCAGATCTCATATGCAGGTGTAGAAAActtaattcaattgtggtttgtgATACATCATTTGGGATAAATTCAGTTCAAGCTCTTTCCTCGGCTATTTCTGATGGTGGCAATACTTCCTCTGTGCATTCTAGAGAGAAACATTTGAATTCTGTAGCATCTAATCTTCAAGAACTGCATATGGGTGGGTGCAAGG GTGTTTCTGATTCATCTTTACTTGAGCTTATGTCTCAGACACAGCTTTTGAAGAGTTTATGCCTGAGAGGGACTGATCTGGTTGACCAGGCGCTTTATAATTTCCTAGGTTCTTCCTTGGAGATGCTTGATGTTTCAAATACCAAG ATTTCTGGAGCTGCGTTAGCTCATGTCGTTCATAGAAATCTGAGTTTGAAATGTCTGAAAGCAAAAGATTGTAGAAATCTGTTTCCAGATAACAGTTGTATTGAAAAAAGAGAATGCTGCTTTTTCTCTTTGCATGAAGAACTACATGCTGAGTTCAGAAAAACATATAGCTTGGAAGAAATTGAATTTGGATGGGGTTTTTCTACCTCATCTTTGAGTGATATGGAACCTATAATGATGTCATTAAAGACCATCCATATAGGTTTAGGTGGTATGTTAGGTGAAGATGCACTGAGAAAATTACCTTCAAcctgtcctttgctggaaaaaaTAATTCTTCATTTTCAG GTAATATCAGATGCTACTTTGACAAATATGGTTTCATCCTTGATAAACTTGCAAGAATTATCTCTGTGCTATTGTTTTGGTGATATATCCATGTCAAGCTTCAAATTCTCCATGCAAAGTCTAACGAAGTTGAGGCTTGAAAGAGTAACCCCTTGGATGACAAATGCTGATCTGCTTATTTTAAGTCAGAGCTGCAAAAATTTGGTTGAGCTTTCATTGCTAGGATGTCCTAGTCTTAACTCAG ATTCTCAAGAGATAATTTCACATGGCTGGCCAGGCTTGATCTCTATCCATTTAGAG GAATGTGGAGAAGTAACATCAAATGGGGTCTCTGCTTTTTTTAACTGCAAAGCTCTTGAAGATCTCCTGTTGCGTCATAAT GGTCCTGGGCTACAGAGAAACTTCATTTTGAAAGCTGCTTCGGAG ATGCCATTGCTTCGAAAATTGTCACTGGATGTATGTGATGCGAGTGAAGGTGATTTTGACATTCCTGATGTAAGTCACTCCAGCACCGTCGTTTCTAGTAGTTATTTGTTATTCAAGTTCTTGAGCTATCATCCCAATCTGGGTAGATACTTGAAATCACTGTATGTTAATGCTGAAAGATACCTAGTGAACTCTGTTGTGGTTTGTATGTTTAACTATGTATTCACATGCTCTAAAGCCCCCTCCCCCCCTCTCTTCCTCTATCTTGGCTTCAGTATGCAAACAGATACTCGTTGA